TCGGCCCGTCGGTCGGGCCGGGGTAAGTATCGGCCGCCGGTCGGCGGCCCCAATGAATGTCGAAGGGCCGCCGGCGAGAATTCCGGCGGCCCTTCCCCGGGGCCGGTTCAGTCCGTCCCGGGTGTGGCTCGGTACAGCGGCTCAGTTGTTTCCGGGGGCCGGTTCGGGAGCGGGGCCGGGCGCGGGCTGCGGCACGGGCTCGTTGCCCCCGCCGCCTCCGCCGCCGCCGTTGCCGCCTCCGCCGCCACCGCCCGGTCCGCCTCCGTCACCAGGGCGGGGGAAAGGGAGCAGATCACCGATTCCACCGCCCGGCGGCGGGATCTCGGGAAGCTCGGGCAGGGCCGGCGAGGACTCCTCGGAGCTCTCCTCGTTCGAGTTCTCGTCCCGGCCCGGACCGGCCGGCGGGGCATTGCCGCTCCACGCCGGGGCACCGGCGACGCCGTTGACGGGCTTGGGCTGCGAGAAGTTCTCCCAGTTCTGGTTCACCAGCGCGTTGTCCATGGTGAACTTCCACAGATCCGACGGGGTGTTCGCGCCCCACATCACGCCGCCGTAGGCGTTGTACAGGGCGGAGCCGTCGACGTTGCCCACCCACACGGCGGTGGACAGCTGCGGCGTCGCGCCGATCATCCACGCGTCCTTGTTCAGGCCGGTGTCGCCCAGCTGGGTGGTGCCGGTCTTGGCGGCCGACGGGCGGCCGCCCGCCAGGGCGTGGTTGTTGAACGAGGCGATGGGCTTCATCGCGTCGATGACGTTGGTGGCCACGGCCTCCGAGACCCGGCGCTCGCCGTCCTTCTTCTCGCGCTCGAAGAGCACCTCGCCGTTGACGGTCTCGACCTTCTCCACGAAGTGGGTCTGCTGGTAGACGCCGTCGTTGGCCAGGGTGCCCAGGCCGACCGCCATGTCGATCGGGCGGCTCTGGTACTGGCCCAGGGCGATGCCGTCGAGCGACTGGCCGTTTTCCTCGACCAGGGTGCGCTCGATGCCCGGCAGGGACTCGGCGACGCCCAGGCGGTGCGCCATCTTGGCGGTGTCCGTCGGGCCGTTGGCCAGGTCGCGCTGCAGGCGGATGAACGGCGTGTTCAGCGACTGCTTCAGCGACTCGGAGATCGGGCAGACGCCGCAGGACGCGCCGCCGGCGTTCTGCATGGTCACCGGACCGGACTGGACCGGCGCCGACGAGTACTGCGCCGACAGCGGGATGTCCTGGTCCAGGGCCGCGGCGAGCGCGAAGATCTTGAACGTCGAACCGGTCTGCAGGCCCGAGTTGGCGTAATCCCAGCCGTTCGGGTCGTTGCCTCCGTAGTAGGCGCGGACGGCGCCGGTCTTCGGCTCGACCGAGACGATCGCGGCGCGCAGGTCGTCGGAGAACATGTAGTTGTCCACCGCGTTGAGCGCCGCCTTCTGGGCCTCCGGGTCGATGGTGGTGGTCACGCGCAGGCCGAGGGTGTTGACCTCCTGCTCGGTGATGCCCTCGCGGTCGAGCTCGGCGAGGACCTGCGACTTGATCATCGCGGCTGGGCCGGGCTCCGGCGCCTGCTGCGGGACCAGCGCGGGATCGAGCGTCTCGGGGTACGTCTGGGCGTTGCGGTCGGCCTGGGTGAGCACGCCCATGTCGACCATGCCGTCCAGCACGTAGTTCCAGCGCTGCTCGGCCTCGGCGCGGTTCGTCCACGGGTCCAGCGCCGACGGGCGCTGGATGGACGCGGCGAGCACGGCGGCGTCGGCGGCGGTGAGGTCCTCGACCTTCTTGCCGAAGTACGCCTCGGCGGCCGCGGCGATGCCGTAGCCGTTGCGGCCGAAGTAGATGGTGTTCAGGTACGCCTCGAGGATCTCGTCCTTCGACCATTCGCGCGCCATCTTCGCCGACATGACCAGTTCCTTGGCCTTTCGGGTGACGGTGCGCTCGTTGCCGACGACGGCGTTCTTGACGTACTGCTGGGTGATCGTCGAACCGCCGCCCGCGGAGGGGTTGCCGGTGACGACGCCCCACGCGGCGCGCGCGTAGCCGCTCAGCGAGAAGCCGGGGTTCGTGTAGAACTCGCGGTCCTCCGCGGCGAGCACCGCGTTGCGGACGACCGACGGCACGTCCTGCAGGTTCACGGCGCGGCGGTTGCCGGCCTCCGGAACGATGCGGGCGATCTCGTTGTCGCCGGTCTTGTCGTAGATCACCGCGATCTGGTCGTTGCGCAGATCTTCGGGTTCCGGGACGTCGGTCGCCATGTAGGCGATGCCGAAGATCGCGACGGGGAACAGGATGATGAGCACGGCGGCGACTCCCAGCCATGCCCAGATGCCCCGGCGGCGGCCGCCCTTTTCCTCCACGTCTCCGTCGTCCTCCAGGTCATCGTCGATGCGGTCCCCGGCGTCGTACTCGTCCGCGTCGTAGTCATCGGGGCCGTATTCATCGGGGGCGTACTTGCCGTCCCCGGCGAAGGCATCGTCCTTCGACGGGCCGCCGGCGCGACGGCCGCCGTTTCGTCCGAGGCGGTGCTCGCCGGACGCGCCGGCGGCACCCGCGCCGGTGGCGCCGGTCGCCCCGTCACGCCCGGCGCCGGAGGCGGACTCGACGTCCCACCATTCGCCGCCGGCGGACCCGGGGTCACCGGGTCCGCTCGCGTTGTCTCGAGGATCCTTGCTCACGGGCTCTCTCCAAATCGGTTATTGCTTCATTCTGC
This genomic stretch from Corynebacterium hansenii harbors:
- a CDS encoding transglycosylase domain-containing protein yields the protein MSKDPRDNASGPGDPGSAGGEWWDVESASGAGRDGATGATGAGAAGASGEHRLGRNGGRRAGGPSKDDAFAGDGKYAPDEYGPDDYDADEYDAGDRIDDDLEDDGDVEEKGGRRRGIWAWLGVAAVLIILFPVAIFGIAYMATDVPEPEDLRNDQIAVIYDKTGDNEIARIVPEAGNRRAVNLQDVPSVVRNAVLAAEDREFYTNPGFSLSGYARAAWGVVTGNPSAGGGSTITQQYVKNAVVGNERTVTRKAKELVMSAKMAREWSKDEILEAYLNTIYFGRNGYGIAAAAEAYFGKKVEDLTAADAAVLAASIQRPSALDPWTNRAEAEQRWNYVLDGMVDMGVLTQADRNAQTYPETLDPALVPQQAPEPGPAAMIKSQVLAELDREGITEQEVNTLGLRVTTTIDPEAQKAALNAVDNYMFSDDLRAAIVSVEPKTGAVRAYYGGNDPNGWDYANSGLQTGSTFKIFALAAALDQDIPLSAQYSSAPVQSGPVTMQNAGGASCGVCPISESLKQSLNTPFIRLQRDLANGPTDTAKMAHRLGVAESLPGIERTLVEENGQSLDGIALGQYQSRPIDMAVGLGTLANDGVYQQTHFVEKVETVNGEVLFEREKKDGERRVSEAVATNVIDAMKPIASFNNHALAGGRPSAAKTGTTQLGDTGLNKDAWMIGATPQLSTAVWVGNVDGSALYNAYGGVMWGANTPSDLWKFTMDNALVNQNWENFSQPKPVNGVAGAPAWSGNAPPAGPGRDENSNEESSEESSPALPELPEIPPPGGGIGDLLPFPRPGDGGGPGGGGGGGNGGGGGGGGNEPVPQPAPGPAPEPAPGNN